From the genome of Spinacia oleracea cultivar Varoflay chromosome 2, BTI_SOV_V1, whole genome shotgun sequence, one region includes:
- the LOC130467262 gene encoding uncharacterized protein gives MALVQRYGKPDLFVTMTCNPNWPEIKQELAIGEEGKNRLDLVSRIFRAKLLALKKQIMEKHVFGKPEFKIETPADYDKFVCAKIPSVDNLRKIILKYMMHGPCGHLNPQCPCMKHKGHTNCCKSGYPKKFCPEMTTSKDGFPLYRRRDTSDEVSICKADLDNRWVIPYNPYLSSLFDCHINLQVCSSIQAVKYLYKYVYKGHDRISFNVVQPGEQRAVDEIDQFHSGR, from the exons TGGTACAGCGATATGGGAAGCCAGATTTGTTTGTTACAATGACGTGCAATCCTAATTGGCCAGAAATAAAGCAAGAATTGGCCATAGGAGAAGAAGGGAAAAACCGGCTTGATTTGGTTTCGAGAATATTTAGGGCCAAGCTGCTAGCGCTTAAGAAGCAGATCATGGAGAAGCACGTGTTTGGGAAG CCTGAATTCAAAATCGAAACTCCTGCTGATTATGACAAGTTTGTATGCGCTAAAATCCCCTCTGTGGACAACCTCAGGAAGATTATCCTCAAATATATGATGCACGGGCCTTGTGGCCACTTAAACCCTCAATGCCCTTGCATGAAACATAAGGGGCATACAAACTGTTGTAAAAGTGGGTACCCCAAAAAATTCTGCCCTGAAATGACAACCAGTAAAGATGGTTTCCCATTGTACAGGAGAAGGGACACCAGTGATGAAGTTTCTATCTGCAAGGCAGATCTGGATAATAGGTGGGTCATTCCCTATAATCCGTATCTATCATCTCTGTTTGACTGTCACATAAATCTTCAGGTTTGTTCAAGCATCCAAGCAGTTAAGTACCTCTACAAATATGTGTACAAGGGCCATGATAGGATCTCGTTCAATGTCGTGCAACCTGGTGAGCAAAGGGCTGTTGATGAGATCGACCAGTTCCATTCGGGTAGATGA